The Saprospiraceae bacterium genome includes a window with the following:
- a CDS encoding histidine kinase, which translates to MQNQLVIIFRVLLIFFISNIGVDCQSFRLNFHEVNSELLPLKPTVIYRNNGGLLWIGTEMGLTRYDGDQIQIFQKNDNTSEHVSSIAKLKDKYLIGYEDGSLYQFKNDSLQAYKIETGWHSSPINCILPIDTASFWLSSYGSGLYYGTPKSVKHLNETHQILSEEIYSIVAVGKDSLIIATDSGLQLVLLKTEGEVTKNHFFADKLPNDIVTSLYYDKSHAVLWVGTYENGLWGLSLPTGNIVSRYLPDESIRYIRPLMSQQLLIGTTNVTGCFLLDKQYNKIIFSKFPNGKNRFSVYDCFVDSENRIWWLCKYNGLISADGMFQFSGSEFKNVQTLLQQDSSIYIANEDGLFKKQNSGKIQQIAKNVNILTLCEAGENNALWCGTFGSGILIFNPVSGKIEYFTETDGLINNNVLSILRNGDEVWAATLGGITIINTKTNVIRSITNADGLNTGYNYRLFKDSKNAVWIGSDGYGIIKIRPDGSKKNYTSKHKVYSITEDSQGRIWYSTPTEGVVMIEGESLIIFDKKRGLSDDNVSGLVATGVGNIMVFHPKGFDLINTDNFQIVKSGHSSGVNNWELNINAYIQNKDGDVIFYTPDGMWKYKSENRTFSQPALYIKSFFCGNTDYHQTSHLKLDYNQNDIQVNFTGIWYDDPKALRYRYKLEGVENEWRYTKDKKIIYSNLVPGTYKLLLECDIHENFNFADRYEKSFTIRKPYWETIWFYIIFVTFLLAALYFIIRNRDLRKRQLESLKTEQVRNQLEILKSQINPHFLFNSFNTLISTIEIDQKAAVKYAEKMSDFYRHILEYRDKDLIPLDEELDIARDYLFLLETRFGNNLQIKIDVTYTNEYLIIPLTLQILLENAIKHNIVSKNNPLYISITQKEDNLAVMNNFQPRMDNTTSTHFGIRTLQSRYKLTVHKDLIVQQSDENFLVIIPLKPHKENENSNR; encoded by the coding sequence ATGCAAAATCAATTAGTAATTATTTTCAGGGTATTATTGATCTTCTTCATTTCGAATATCGGTGTTGACTGTCAGTCATTTAGACTTAATTTTCATGAGGTAAACAGTGAACTACTACCCCTGAAGCCAACAGTTATATACAGAAATAACGGTGGACTTTTATGGATAGGAACTGAAATGGGATTGACCAGATATGATGGAGACCAAATTCAGATATTTCAAAAAAACGACAATACTTCTGAACACGTATCCTCTATTGCTAAATTAAAAGATAAATATCTTATCGGATATGAAGATGGCAGTCTTTATCAATTCAAAAACGATTCGCTTCAGGCATATAAAATAGAAACCGGATGGCACTCTTCGCCCATTAATTGCATCCTGCCGATAGATACTGCATCTTTTTGGTTGTCGTCGTATGGTTCGGGTTTATACTATGGTACTCCCAAAAGTGTAAAACATCTGAATGAGACACATCAAATACTCAGCGAAGAAATTTACAGTATCGTTGCCGTTGGTAAAGACAGCTTAATTATTGCCACAGATTCGGGGTTACAATTAGTATTATTAAAAACTGAAGGTGAAGTCACTAAAAATCATTTTTTTGCCGATAAGCTTCCCAATGACATTGTGACTTCTCTTTATTATGATAAAAGTCATGCTGTATTATGGGTGGGCACTTATGAAAATGGGCTTTGGGGACTAAGCCTTCCCACGGGCAATATAGTCTCCAGATATTTACCAGATGAAAGTATCAGATATATCCGACCCTTGATGAGTCAGCAATTATTGATCGGCACAACCAATGTAACCGGTTGTTTTTTGTTGGATAAACAATATAACAAAATAATATTTTCAAAATTTCCAAACGGTAAAAACAGATTTTCGGTATATGACTGTTTTGTTGATTCAGAAAACAGAATCTGGTGGCTTTGCAAATACAATGGTCTGATCAGTGCTGATGGAATGTTTCAGTTTTCAGGCTCTGAATTCAAGAATGTACAAACATTATTGCAACAAGACAGCTCGATATATATAGCGAATGAAGATGGTTTATTTAAAAAACAAAACTCCGGCAAAATACAACAAATAGCCAAAAATGTCAACATCCTTACTCTTTGTGAAGCAGGGGAAAATAATGCACTTTGGTGCGGAACATTCGGAAGCGGAATTTTGATTTTCAACCCTGTGAGCGGGAAAATAGAGTACTTTACTGAAACAGACGGTCTGATCAATAATAATGTCCTTTCTATCCTCAGGAACGGAGATGAAGTATGGGCAGCTACTTTGGGGGGCATCACAATTATCAACACCAAAACAAATGTCATCCGAAGTATTACGAATGCGGATGGTCTTAATACCGGGTACAATTACCGCTTGTTTAAAGATAGTAAAAATGCAGTTTGGATAGGTTCAGATGGATATGGTATCATAAAAATCAGACCCGACGGAAGCAAAAAAAATTATACTAGTAAACACAAAGTTTATTCAATTACAGAGGACTCACAAGGTCGTATCTGGTATAGCACCCCCACTGAGGGGGTCGTCATGATCGAAGGTGAAAGTTTAATAATTTTTGACAAAAAAAGAGGACTCTCTGATGATAACGTTTCCGGATTAGTAGCAACGGGTGTAGGAAATATAATGGTTTTTCACCCCAAAGGATTCGATCTGATAAATACAGATAATTTTCAGATTGTCAAATCAGGACATAGCAGTGGAGTAAATAACTGGGAGCTTAATATTAATGCATATATTCAAAATAAAGATGGAGATGTTATCTTTTATACCCCGGATGGTATGTGGAAATATAAATCCGAAAACCGTACTTTCTCTCAACCTGCATTGTACATCAAATCTTTTTTTTGCGGCAATACTGACTATCACCAGACTTCACACCTGAAACTGGATTATAACCAAAACGATATTCAGGTAAATTTCACCGGAATCTGGTATGATGATCCGAAAGCATTAAGATACAGGTATAAACTGGAAGGAGTAGAAAATGAATGGCGATATACAAAAGACAAAAAAATCATCTATTCCAATCTGGTTCCCGGCACATATAAATTACTGTTGGAATGCGATATTCATGAAAATTTCAATTTTGCCGACAGGTACGAAAAATCATTTACAATCAGAAAACCATATTGGGAAACAATTTGGTTTTATATCATTTTTGTGACCTTTTTACTTGCGGCTTTGTATTTTATAATAAGAAACAGAGATTTGCGAAAAAGGCAACTGGAATCTTTAAAAACTGAACAGGTCAGAAATCAACTTGAAATATTAAAAAGTCAGATCAATCCGCATTTTCTTTTTAACAGTTTTAACACCTTAATATCCACTATTGAAATTGACCAGAAAGCGGCGGTAAAATATGCTGAAAAAATGTCGGATTTCTATCGTCACATATTGGAATACAGAGACAAAGATCTGATTCCTTTAGATGAAGAACTTGATATTGCCCGCGATTATTTGTTTCTGCTGGAAACCCGATTCGGTAATAACCTACAGATAAAAATAGATGTCACCTACACAAATGAATATTTAATTATTCCTTTAACCCTTCAGATTTTACTTGAAAATGCAATTAAACATAATATTGTTTCAAAAAATAATCCACTTTACATAAGTATTACTCAGAAAGAAGATAATCTCGCAGTAATGAACAATTTTCAGCCCCGAATGGACAATACAACTTCTACACATTTTGGGATCCGGACCCTTCAAAGCAGATATAAATTAACTGTCCATAAAGATCTGATTGTTCAACAAAGTGATGAAAACTTTCTTGTTATAATACCACTCAAACCCCATAAAGAAAATGAAAATAGTAATCGTTGA